The Oceaniferula marina sequence GAATCCCGCATCTCACTCTGGGATATCGCCGCCGGCCAACTCCTCCTTGAAGCTGCAGGTGGAAAAACCGATCTCACCCCCGTTCCCGGATACTCAGATGCCTACTCGATTGTTGCCACCAACGGCAAAATCCCGATCGAAGAGATCCTTTAAATCTGACAGCCGAAACTCCGGGTCAGGCGATTCTTGCAAGATAGGGGCGACAAGTGACGTAGGTATGGATCTCCGCTACCTACAATCCATCACTTGTTACCTATGACTGCGCGCTTTGCCCTCATCCTCTTCTGCCTACTCCCCTGCCTAAGCACCCTGGCCAAGGATAAACCCAACATCGTCTTCATTCTGGCCGATGACATGAGCTACGACTCCGTCGCGGCGAACAACCCGGCATCCGGTCCACTCCAAACCCCACATATCGACAAACTCGTCAGCCAGGGTATGAACTTCACCGACGCCCATTCCGGCTCGGCAGTCTGCACCCCCACCCGCTACGGGCTACTGACAGGTCGCTACGCCTGGCGAACCCGACTCAAGCGCTCCGTTCTCTGGAATTGGGCACCCCCCTTAATCGAAAAAGAACGTCTGACCGTAGCCGAGATGTTACAACAGCAAGGGTATGCCACCGGCATGGTCGGCAAGTGGCACCTCGGACTCGACTGGTACGACAAAAACGGTAAAATAGCCAATGACCAGCTGAAAATCACCGATGCCTCTTTTCGCAAAGGAGACGCCGCCAAACGTGTCCAGGAGACCGAACAAAACATCGACTTCTCCCAGGCCATCACCGGAGGTCCCACCGACAACGGCTTCGATAGCTACTTCGGCGTCGATGTCCCCAATTTTCCACCCTATATCTGGATTGCCAACGACCGGCTCCAAGGGCTCCCGACAGCCAGCAAACCAAAGAGTATGTTTGGCTCAGCCGGCCCGATGCTCCCCGGATGGAAACTCGAAGACATCCTGCCAACGCTCGGTCGAAAATCGGTTGAATGGATTCACACCCAAAGCAAAAAGGATAAGCCGTTTTTTCTCTATCTTTCGCTGACTTCACCGCACACACCCATCGCCCCCAGTAAAACATTCCAAGGAAAAAGCGGAGTCAGCCACTACGCCGACTTTGTCATGGAAACCGACTGGGTTGTCGGCCAAGTCCTCGAGGCATTGGAACAATCCGGCACAGCCGACAACACGCTGGTGATCTTTTCCTGCGACAACGGCACCTCAGCCAAGGCCAATTTCAAACAACTCGAACAGCACGGGGTCGACCTGCACCACCACTTCAAAGGACACAAAGCCCAAATTCACGAAGGTGGACACCGCGTCCCGTTCATCGTCCGCTGGCCCGGAAAAACCCAAGCTGGTAGCCACTGCGACCAAACCATCTGCCTGAATGACTTTATGGCAACCACGGCCTCGCTGCTCGATGTCACCCTGCCTGATAATGCGGCTGAGGACAGCACCAACATCTTGCCGCTCATCACCGGACAACAGTCATCGCTACCCCAGCGTCCCCTCGTCATCAATCACGACATCCAAGGTAAGTTTGCCATCCGTAAAGGCCCGTGGAAACTGACCGGCAACAAACTTTTCCACCTGAAAAATGATCCAAAAGAAACCAGCGACGTTGCCAAGCAACACCCGGAACTGGTCAGCGAACTCAAAAAAACACTCGTGCGCTACCAACAACAGGGGCACTCACGGCATTGAGGTGAATGTTGCTCCGTCACATCTGCACCACGCGGTAAATCCATGCAGCAATCGCGGCAATCGCCAGCAACAGCAAAATCAAAAGTAAGCCGTTGCTTGCTTGGGACCGCCGTTCGTTGGCAATCTCACCTCGGCTCAACCGGTCCATAAAGGCCTCGACCCGCTTGCGATCTTCAATTTCCGAAGGCGGAGGCAAGGTGCTTATCTGCTCCACGTAAGCGGCGCGCTCCCGTTCAGGCGCCTGCTCAACATATTCTTGCAGCTTGGCAATTTCCTCCTTCAGCGCCTGCTCACGCGACTGCAGGTCACCAATGGGTGCCTTCTTCCTTCCAGATTTTGAGGCTCTGGAGGCTCTGGACTTCCGACTTACCATGGTCATCCATACGCATATCTGAACATGCGTTAGATCATGTTTATGATTCTTTTATTTCAGCAGGTAAACGATCATCGCCACGATACCGAGCAAGACCAAAGGAAAATTGTATGCAAACCCGTTACGGAACTGGGTCAGTAACTCACTCTCCTGGCGGGGGCCAGCAACGCGCTTCGGCTTTGCACCTCCGCCACCAAAGACAGAAGAACTCCGGCCACTGGAAAAATGCGCAACAGCCTGCTCATACTCGTCTTCCGCCAAATCCAGAACCGACAATGCACGACTCAGATCCTGGCGCAGGCTTTCGTTGTTCCAGCCGTCCGGGTTGAGTTGATCAATTTTCTCCAGATGATCGGCAAAACAGATCCGTGCCTGCTCCAACTCCTCGAGCTCCTGACGGGTCGCAAAAATCTCCCGGTCCATCGCAGTGATCGCAGTGTTCAGCTTTTCATTGATCTCAATCTGTCCCTGCAGAAATTCATCCTTGTGCTCGTTCAACTCCTGCAGCTCCAACTTCTGCCGCTCAACCTCCGCTTGCTGCTGCTGAAGCAATTCAAGCTGGCTCTGAGCCTCCTGCAATTTCCCGGTAAAATCCTCGGACAATGGAGCAGCTCCAGCGCCACGTGGACTCATTTCCATCTGTGTGGCTCGGACGTTGATGTGTTGTTTGTGATCAGAAGTTCTGGGCATGGTGTGACTGGGGTGAGAGTGGTTCTATCAAAAAGGACGGGCATTTTTCAGAGGATGCGAACTGGTCGCATATAACAACTCGCGCACACCCTACAAAAAAAAAGAAGCTATGGCGAGATAAATAGTTAATATTTCTTGACAAAATATCCACCAAGCGAAACGCGCCGCATTCTTTCTGAATCTTTTGGCAGGAATACGAGAAGCACCTCGAGATGTTAGATTAAACGAGACGGTAAAGCGGATTAACTCAACCGGCCTTGCCCTGCAGCTATTTCCAGTAACAGATGCTGATGTCAGATCCTGACAAGCAACAGAGCACACCTATCCTGTGGTCCGCAGGCCACTGGCAATCGCATTCACCGAGTACTGCAGGGCATTGAGCAGCTCTCCCTCACTGCTTTGATCTCCCGAGGCATGGCAGGCCCGCCAATCCGCCAGCAGGCGAATTTGCTGTTCATGCAATAATCGCAGGGGAAGGTCGCGCATCTCCAGAGTCCGCTGGATCCTCGGACGGCGCTGGGCAAAACCAGAACCAAACAGCTCGTCGATCATGCGACTGGTTCGGAAATACTCGGACTCGATCATTCCTTGGAATCGCTCGCGTAAGGACTCGTCACTGACCAGCCCGGCATACGCCTGCATCAAATGAAGATCCGCACTGACCAAATTGGTCTCCACATTGGTCAGCAAGTAACGCAAAAACGGTTCCTCGTGGATCAGAGAGAACATCCGTTCGAAGTCCTCAGGCTTCTCCATTTTCAACTGATCGAGCGCAGAGCCCACACCAAACCAACCAGGTAAATAATAACGTGCCTGGGTCCAACTGAATACCCAGGGAATGGCCCGCAAATCATCCAAACTGGCCGTGCCGGTCCGGCGCGCCGGGCGCGAACCAAAACATCCGTGC is a genomic window containing:
- a CDS encoding sulfatase family protein, with protein sequence MTARFALILFCLLPCLSTLAKDKPNIVFILADDMSYDSVAANNPASGPLQTPHIDKLVSQGMNFTDAHSGSAVCTPTRYGLLTGRYAWRTRLKRSVLWNWAPPLIEKERLTVAEMLQQQGYATGMVGKWHLGLDWYDKNGKIANDQLKITDASFRKGDAAKRVQETEQNIDFSQAITGGPTDNGFDSYFGVDVPNFPPYIWIANDRLQGLPTASKPKSMFGSAGPMLPGWKLEDILPTLGRKSVEWIHTQSKKDKPFFLYLSLTSPHTPIAPSKTFQGKSGVSHYADFVMETDWVVGQVLEALEQSGTADNTLVIFSCDNGTSAKANFKQLEQHGVDLHHHFKGHKAQIHEGGHRVPFIVRWPGKTQAGSHCDQTICLNDFMATTASLLDVTLPDNAAEDSTNILPLITGQQSSLPQRPLVINHDIQGKFAIRKGPWKLTGNKLFHLKNDPKETSDVAKQHPELVSELKKTLVRYQQQGHSRH